Within Spinacia oleracea cultivar Varoflay chromosome 4, BTI_SOV_V1, whole genome shotgun sequence, the genomic segment TATGCATTCTGTTGCCTAGTATGATGTTTCAAATGATGAAATCTTGTTGTTAATTACTTCGTATATTCTGTTGGATTTTTTGGGGTGTTGTTTTTATGTCTGATAGTCTATAGTCTATAGTCTATAACAATAGTAATTGAAAACATATTTGGGAATTAGAAAAGATCAATAATTTAAGGGTATAATGAAGtttaatttgattgaattgatttTTATCTACAAGTACGATTTGAATTTGATTGAACATGAATTTGggcaaaaaaatattataaaatatttGAATTCTGAAGCTTGAGGAACTGTAGTCTGTAGATGGTGGTTTTGTTCCTGAGAAGATAGTGCATTAGGTTAGATTAGAAGCCCTGGTGACTTAAGAAGTTTGACGATTAACGAGGCCTCAATACCGTTCAGCCTAACTTTGTAGGCTTTTGTTTATAACCCCTTTTTTGTTAGGATGGAAAACTATGAAAATGGGCCTTCTCTCCCTGTAGGTGAGCGCCCCTCCTTCCTGTTGGTGATGTCACAGAAACTATGGAAGGGACTTGTTTCATCCATCACAATCGGAAAATTAATGGAAGGAACTTAAAGAAACATTGTTGTATTAGTTCTCGAAAccaatttttcttcaaaaatgtTGTTATCTTTATGGATGTCCTAGTTCACACCTTGTTCCTTTTATCATGTCCGCCTTTTGAGCTTGTCTCAAGTTTATGTGTGGATGCCAATTGCGTAGTTGAATAAGGTCTTGAGTATTGGATTAATCCCCGCCAACATCACTGTCCTTTGTGGTTCCCTATACACATGGGAAAAAAATGGCAAGTCTGTGCCTTTTGCTTCACAGTGAGTCAGTGACTATATTACTCTGTACATTGCtttttttcatgaaattttCACATTTTGATTGTTCTCCTAACATCTCAAAGGTTTAGCTTTTGTAATTAGAATTCATTTAATATACTTTTTTCCCTAATTTTTTGTTGAACTTTGAACAGGGAATTCTTGTTACAAAACATCTCAAAATGAAAATCATCAGGTTCTCTCAGAACCTGATGTTTACAAATAGGAGTTTTAAGCAATTATTTGACATTCTCAACATCAGGGATTTCTCTCTTTGGTCAATGAAGAAAGACCCAGATCTTGAATCAGCTCTATCCCATAATCGGCGTTGGATTGTGAATAACCAAATCAAGAACATAATCTTGAGATACCCTAACCAGGTAGTACCTGTAAATTTCATTCAGAAAAAGTTCAAGACCCTTGATCTTCAAGGCAAAGCTCTCAATTGGTTGAACAAGTACCCATGTTGCTTTGAGGTCTTTCGAGAAAACGACGAGCTCTATTGTCAACTAACAAAAAGAATGATGTGCTTAGTAGAGGAGGAAGAGGCCATCAAGGAAGAGCAGGGGCCTGTGTTTGCTGAGCGGTTGGCGAAAATCTTGATGATGAGCTCAAATCAAAGGCTCAATGTAGTAAAGCTCGATGAATTGAAGCGGAATTTTGGTTTCCCTGATGATTATCTTATTAGAATCGTTCCAAAATATTCGGAAATGTTTCGGCTTATTAATTACAGTGGGAGGAAAAGTGCAATGGAGATTGAGCTTGTACCAAGGAACCCTGAGTTACCGATTTCGTACATTGAAATGTCAGCTAGCAAGCAGAATACAGAGCCTCGCTTTTCATGTTCATTGCCTTCAACATGGATTAAATCATGGGAGAAGTTTCATGAGTTTAATTCAACACCATATATTTCACCTTACGCGAATTTAAGTAGTTTAGTTGAAGGATCAAAGGAGCATGAGAAAAGGACAGTGGCCTTGGTGCATGAATTACTATCACTGACTCTTTGGAAGAAGATGTCAGTCATAAAGCTAGGCCATTTCAGGAGAGAGTTTGCATTGCCAGAGAAGTTAAATGTTTTGCTTTTAAAACATCCTGGCATATTTTATGTAACAAATAAATATAGGACCTACACGGTTCTTCTCCGAGAGGACTATAATGGCTCAAAGCTAATAGACAAAGATCCCCTTGTTGTGGTGAAGGATAAATTTGGGGAAGTAATGCAAGAGGGGCTACACGAGTACAATCAGCGAGGGCGTTTATCAAACCtagagaagaggaagaagagagGCATAATTATGCCTAAAGTAGAGAAAAAGGACAAGAATGTAGAAATATCTGAAGAAGATCAAGTAGGTCATTCTGGACGTCTATTTGATCCTGAGGAAAGGAAAAGGTTTTACAAGATACTATTTGAAGAGGATTCCTGAAATTCTGTGGGGTTGTTCATCAAATGGGCATTAATAGGATGGACAAGGAATCTGGAAGCTGGTTCCTTATTTCAGGAATATGACCATGGAAGTTCCTTAGGAGTTCTCATTAATTCTAACAAGTGAAAGTAATAGGATTTCTAAATTTGAAGCATATTCAGATAGATGACACTGGAGTGGGACATTTTATCCAATACTGTAAGTCATGTAGCTCTTCCAGGTTAACTTGGCTGTGAATCTGTGATTCTGTGATTCATGTACGTGTTCATGGGAAAGataaaaatgccattttttagttttttaatttttttgttgagAGTGCTGAATTCTGCtttaaaatgagaaatatgTAAATACAGGGGGAACTACAGGGGGTTTTATTCTCCTTTTTTCCCTTTCGATCCGGTTTTGGTCCGCCTATCTGTGTATTTATCCTATCTGTGTATTGCTGTGACAGCAGCACTTGTGTTGAAAATGAGGCATTAAGTAGATTATAGTTATGGTTCTATGTAGTAgatttcccttttctttttacCTCCGTGGATAGTTTTTTGTCTGAGATCTTCTGTCGTGTATTCTTATTACTTTTATAATTAGCCTGCTGTTTTCAGTTTGAAATCGGATCTCATCTAATGGAGTGTAAACACAAGGTTGGGATCTAAACAGATTCCAGTCAGCTACTGGATTGTCACTGAGAACTCCTTTAATCAGTGATTAGCTTGCACCTGAGATATATTCTGGTGCAGTCTTTTAGAAAAACTTTGTATGAGATAAAATCATTATTAATGGATTCCAAGCCTTTTTCTTTGCTTATGTCTAAAACGAAAACAGTTGTTACTGTATTATCGAATTCTTTTTAGTGCCACATCAACCAACATACAGGAACTTTTGAAGCTGTTTCTTATCTGAAGTCTGTATTCAGATAATTCTTATGGTTCTCTACTATATTAGCCCTTTCCCTTGTATTTCAAGTTATGTTGTGGATCTGGTATGCATTATGGAGACATAGAACACTGTTGATTTTCTACATTGGAATATTGACATCTGAAATGCCTGAACCTGTGGGAAAGAAATATTAACCATTTTGGAAAAACAGTTGAATCCTTATAGGGGTCGCCAATGCAGCAAAATCAGCTGAAGGAGCTTCACAGCAAATACAAGAAACATCTTTTAGTTC encodes:
- the LOC110797016 gene encoding protein WHAT'S THIS FACTOR 1 homolog, chloroplastic, with the protein product MKIIRFSQNLMFTNRSFKQLFDILNIRDFSLWSMKKDPDLESALSHNRRWIVNNQIKNIILRYPNQVVPVNFIQKKFKTLDLQGKALNWLNKYPCCFEVFRENDELYCQLTKRMMCLVEEEEAIKEEQGPVFAERLAKILMMSSNQRLNVVKLDELKRNFGFPDDYLIRIVPKYSEMFRLINYSGRKSAMEIELVPRNPELPISYIEMSASKQNTEPRFSCSLPSTWIKSWEKFHEFNSTPYISPYANLSSLVEGSKEHEKRTVALVHELLSLTLWKKMSVIKLGHFRREFALPEKLNVLLLKHPGIFYVTNKYRTYTVLLREDYNGSKLIDKDPLVVVKDKFGEVMQEGLHEYNQRGRLSNLEKRKKRGIIMPKVEKKDKNVEISEEDQVGHSGRLFDPEERKRFYKILFEEDS